A window of Drosophila subobscura isolate 14011-0131.10 chromosome E, UCBerk_Dsub_1.0, whole genome shotgun sequence contains these coding sequences:
- the LOC117890155 gene encoding mucin-2 yields the protein MPESPSVMSNPKCSALGLVVGLLLASGTALALDKCVYCRGINCQRSSYQAEEQCSDVLDACASVFEGGIVQAQGCLEGLEDGWRAQCQAPSKGVDCEICVSDNCNTVGSERAACLQCAESEDEQCVNAPQLLMAQSCAIARTGRSFCYSKLVGERLERGCSLSLSDQMDCLASGSCQLCDPLERPHCNDEVIDFSAAPDTTTESTSTSTSTPITPTTQSTTTQSTPTPQTTPTTQQPTTTTPQPTTATPTAPTTTAKPNSAFSLHSSSTTTIPLIIVPLVVFIYTLHK from the exons ATGCCTGAATCGCCTTCTGTAATGTCAAACCCCAAATGTTCTGCTCTTGGATTAGTTGTTGGCCTGCTCCTGGCAAGCGGCACGGCGTTGGCGCTGGATAAATGTGTTTACTGCCGTGGAATCAACTGCCAGAGGAGCAGCTACCAGGCGGAAGAGCAGTGCTCCGATGTACTGGACGCCTGTGCGAGTGTCTTTGAGGGTGGCATAGTCCAGGCCCAGGGCTGCCTGGAGGGTCTCGAGGATGGCTGGAGGGCACAGTGTCAGGCGCCCTCGAAGGGTGTCGATTGTGAGATCTGTGTGTCCGACAACTGCAACACTGTGGGCTCGGAGAGAGCCGCCTGTCTTCAGTGTGCGGAGAGTGAG GATGAGCAATGTGTGAATGCTCCTCAGCTTCTTATGGCCCAAAGTTGTGCGATTGCGCGTACTGGCAGAAGTTTTTGCTACTCGAAATTGGTGGGAGAACGCCTGGAACGGGGCTGTTCCTTAAGTCTTTCGGATCAGATGGATTGCCTGgccagtggcagctgccagctgtgCGATCCTCTCGAGCGGCCACATTGCAACGATGAAGTAATCGACTTTAGTGCAGCTCCAGACACAACAACAGAATCTACTTCCACATCGACTTCCACACCGATTACACCAACCACGCAATCCACAACAACACAATCCACCCCAACACCGCAGACAACACCAACCacacaacaaccaacaacaactactcCACAACCCACAACTGCAACACCCACAGCACCAACAACGACAGCCAAACCCAATTCCGCGTTCAGTTtgcactcctcctccaccacgaCCATTCCGTTGATCATCGTGCCATTggttgtatttatttacaccCTTCATAAATAA
- the LOC117890116 gene encoding uncharacterized protein LOC117890116: MLQVWSGLIACLLAVLVVPQTLAWESPELQNAAEPPQCYSCEGINCLRTTKQNVTIGCADRLDICVTIYEDFAVSERGCLSQISLAGQAKCQARSPECHKCSGELCNNQGRSDFKCIQCSGSISDTCNEGTSSSLKALQCGLSTASNSYCYVKIVGAHLQRGCALSLKEQKTCLDSTDCSLCLPDSSLGQDVACNTFNLAYPKSNAGSLQGQKMFGLSLALLSLLALLLVN, encoded by the exons ATGCTGCAAGTTTGGTCTGGATTAATTGCCTGTCTGTTGGCTGTTTTGGTCGTCCCGCAGACCCTTGCGTGGGAGTCGCCAGAGCTGCAGAATGCGGCAGAGCCGCCTCAGTGCTACAGCTGCGAGGGCATCAATTGTCTGAGGACAACCAAGCAGAATGTGACCATCGGCTGTGCCGATCGTCTGGACATTTGTGTAACCATCTACGAGGACT TTGCTGTCAGCGAGAGGGGCTGTCTGTCGCAGATTTCACTGGCAGGACAGGCCAAGTGCCAGGCGAGAAGTCCAGAGTGCCACAAATGTAGCGGAGAACTGTGCAACAATCAGGGACGCAGCGACTTCAAGTGCATTCAATGCAGCGGCTCTATA TCAGACACCTGCAACGAGGGAACCAGCTCCTCCTTGAAGGCATTGCAGTGCGGCCTTTCGACTGCCAGCAATTCCTATTGCTATGTCAAGATCGTGGGCGCGCACCTTCAGCGTGGCTGTGCCCTGTCTCTGAAGGAGCAAAAGACTTGCCTCGACAGCACTGATTGCTCGCTCTGCCTCCCGGATAGCTCTCTTGGCCAGGACGTGGCCTGCAACACTTTCAACTTGGCCTACCCCAAATCGAATGCAGGATCCCTCCAGGGTCAAAAGATGTTTGGCCTAAGCTTGGCTCTCCTTAGCCTGCTGGCCCTTCTTCTGGTCAATTAG
- the LOC117892607 gene encoding LOW QUALITY PROTEIN: L-asparaginase-like protein GA18140 (The sequence of the model RefSeq protein was modified relative to this genomic sequence to represent the inferred CDS: inserted 2 bases in 1 codon; deleted 2 bases in 1 codon) — protein MSLLLLLLLLLLKSQLSSLLPLMISTWNYTDANREAWLVLRTGSLRTRQAVIQGCLHCQFADNCGRLLGGASAPDSSGGISLEAALCQPNFWRNVRPLANASCGKYTPLPHEKHQREMRQEYPIEQGHHDQVGFLALDTKGYIHAASLSSGVRFRIPGRVGDAAVPGAGIYADNKVGGALATGDGDVLMRFLPALLAVEALLTGQSPAEAXHTEFNGGLVVVSRWCIYAASCAGLDEFQFVVSGEGSVSYMPRVKIIKCLVDRGVISI, from the exons ATGAGTcttctcctgctgttgctgctgctgctactcaaGTCACAGCTCTCGAGCCTTCTTCCGCTGATGATCAGCACTTGGAACTACACGGATGCCAATCGCGAGGCATGGCTCGTGCTCCGAACAGGTTCCCTGCGTACGCGTCAGGCAGTGATTCAAGGCTGCCTGCACTGCCAGTTTGCGGACAATTGTGGCCGCCTTCTTGGCGGTGCATCTGCTCCCGATAGTTCTGGCGGGATCAGCCTGGAAGCGGCTCTA TGTCAGCCAAACTTCTGGCGGAATGTGCGTCCGCTGGCCAATGCCAGTTGCGGCAAGTACACGCCGCTGCCCCATGAGAAGCACCAGCGGGAGATGCGTCAGGAGTATCCCATCGAGCAGGGTCATCACGATCAGGTGGGTTTTCTGGCCCTCGACACGAAAGGTTACATCCATGCGGCCAGCCTCTCGAGCGGAGTTCGTTTCCGCATTCCCGGCCGAGTGGGCGATGCTGCTGTGCCCGGGGCCGGCATCTATGCCGACAATAAAGTGGGTGGCGCACTGGCCACCGGAGATGGCGATGTTCTGATGCGATTTTTGCCCGCTCTGCTGGCCGTTGAGGCACTTCTTACCGGACAGTCACCGGCCGAAGC CCACACGGAGTTCAATGGTGGCCTGGTGGTGGTCAGCCGTTGGTGCATCTACGCGGCCAGCTGTGCCGGACTGGATGAGTTCCAGTTTGTGGTTAGCGGAGAGGGGAGTGTCAGCTACATGCCAAGagtgaaaataatcaaatgctTGGTGGACCGAGGGGTAATTTCTATTTAG
- the LOC117891525 gene encoding uncharacterized protein LOC117891525 produces the protein MKDTAILITLALVCLAGHAAGNSILTCHSCEGAQCQRSSLHKEQKCVDSLDYCVTVFDEAEVLFKGCSLEIPNTLRARSHDSHSIHKCNTDRCNTVGSAKYACIQCDSSKDSNCAANAATLTAARCAAPTAPNSYCYVKASGSTTLRGCATTESDQQSCLGDANCLLCSPGDIRNCNAVNISATSTLGNRFTRFLR, from the exons ATGAAAGACACAGCAATCCTGATCACGCTGGCGCTTGTATGCCTGGCGGGACATGCGGCAGGCAACTCCATACTCACCTGCCACAGCTGCGAGGGCGCTCAGTGCCAGCGTAGTTCGCTCCACAAGGAGCAGAAATGCGTCGATTCCCTGGACTACTGTGTGACCGTCTTCGATGAAG CTGAGGTGCTGTTCAAGGGATGTTCCCTGGAGATCCCCAATACGTTGCGTGCACGCAGCCACGATTCCCACTCCATCCACAAGTGCAACACAGATCGCTGCAACACTGTGGGCTCGGCAAAGTATGCCTGCATCCAGTGCGACTCCAGCAAG GACTCCAATTGTGCTGCTAATGCCGCTACCTTGACGGCCGCACGCTGTGCCGCTCCCACTGCCCCCAACTCTTACTGCTATGTAAAGGCATCGGGCAGCACGACCCTGCGTGGCTGTGCCACCACGGAGTCCGATCAGCAGAGCTGTCTGGGAGACGCCAACTGCCTGCTGTGCTCCCCGGGTGACATCCGGAACTGCAATGCCGTCAATATTTCCGCTACTTCGACCCTTGGCAATCGTTTCACTCGCTTTCTAAGATAA